Proteins found in one Tsukamurella paurometabola DSM 20162 genomic segment:
- a CDS encoding CDP-alcohol phosphatidyltransferase family protein, translating to MSDAAAPAPDPAPSGRIVNVPNALSVLRLLGVPLFLWLLLVEKNDAWALVVLMVSGFTDWLDGKLARLLNQQTRLGELLDPAADRLYMIVVPIALAIRDIIPWWVLVLIVGREVILAGTVPFLRSRGITALPTLYLGKAATMALMYALPMLLAGTFDNGLGAVMHPLGWAFLIWGLGMYWWTLALYWYQTVLVVQQLPRRAS from the coding sequence ATGAGCGACGCCGCGGCGCCGGCTCCCGACCCGGCACCGTCGGGCCGGATCGTCAACGTGCCCAACGCGCTCAGCGTGTTGCGGCTTCTCGGTGTCCCGCTGTTCCTGTGGCTGCTGCTGGTGGAGAAGAACGATGCCTGGGCGCTGGTGGTGCTCATGGTGTCCGGTTTCACCGATTGGCTGGACGGGAAGCTGGCGCGGCTGCTCAATCAGCAGACTCGGCTGGGGGAGTTGCTCGATCCGGCCGCTGATCGGCTGTACATGATCGTGGTGCCGATCGCGCTCGCGATCCGCGACATCATTCCGTGGTGGGTGCTGGTGCTGATCGTCGGTCGCGAGGTGATTCTCGCGGGCACCGTGCCGTTCTTGCGCAGCCGGGGAATCACCGCGCTGCCCACGCTGTACCTGGGTAAGGCCGCGACGATGGCGCTCATGTACGCGCTACCGATGCTGCTGGCCGGGACCTTCGACAACGGGCTAGGCGCAGTGATGCACCCGCTGGGCTGGGCCTTCCTCATCTGGGGTCTCGGGATGTACTGGTGGACGCTCGCGCTGTACTGGTACCAGACGGTGCTCGTCGTCCAGCAGCTCCCGCGGCGCGCCTCGTAA
- the odhI gene encoding oxoglutarate dehydrogenase inhibitor Odhl has protein sequence MSENDKGFDEAPVETTSVFRADIIREMDATGGAESDAPVTGLENLPAGAALLVVKRGPNAGSRFLLDQEATSAGRHPDSDIFLDDVTVSRRHAEFRAVEGGFTVVDVGSLNGTYVNREPVDASPLSHGDEVQIGKFRLVFYVPAAG, from the coding sequence GTGAGCGAGAACGACAAGGGCTTCGATGAGGCCCCCGTGGAGACCACCTCGGTGTTCCGTGCCGACATCATCCGCGAGATGGACGCCACCGGCGGTGCCGAGAGCGATGCGCCGGTCACGGGACTGGAGAACCTCCCGGCCGGCGCGGCCCTGCTCGTGGTGAAGCGCGGCCCGAACGCGGGCTCTCGCTTCCTGCTCGATCAGGAGGCGACTTCCGCAGGCCGCCATCCCGATAGCGACATCTTCCTCGACGACGTCACCGTCTCCCGGCGGCACGCCGAGTTCCGAGCGGTCGAGGGCGGCTTCACCGTTGTGGATGTGGGCAGCCTGAACGGCACCTACGTCAATCGCGAGCCGGTCGACGCGTCGCCGCTCTCGCACGGTGACGAGGTGCAGATCGGCAAGTTCCGCCTGGTGTTCTACGTACCTGCCGCAGGCTGA
- the gcvH gene encoding glycine cleavage system protein GcvH — translation MSASFPGELLYTPDHEWLLKKSDTVVRIGITEYAQDQLGDVVFVQLPDDDAEVTSGDSFAEVESTKSVSDIFAPLAGRVVAVNGELDSSPDLINSDPYGEGWIVEIEAPSPEDLEAALGELLDADGYKALTAEA, via the coding sequence GTGAGCGCCAGCTTTCCCGGAGAATTGCTGTACACGCCCGATCACGAGTGGTTGCTGAAGAAGAGCGACACCGTGGTGCGGATCGGCATCACCGAGTACGCGCAGGACCAGCTGGGCGATGTGGTGTTCGTGCAGCTCCCGGACGACGACGCCGAGGTCACCTCGGGTGATTCCTTCGCCGAGGTCGAGTCCACCAAGAGCGTCTCCGATATCTTCGCCCCGCTGGCGGGCCGCGTGGTGGCCGTGAACGGCGAGCTGGACTCCAGCCCGGATCTGATCAACTCGGACCCGTACGGTGAGGGCTGGATCGTCGAGATCGAGGCGCCCTCCCCGGAGGACCTCGAGGCGGCCCTGGGTGAGTTGCTCGACGCCGACGGCTACAAGGCGCTGACGGCCGAGGCGTGA